The sequence atgagtgtagaaaatatgtagtaattaatgaaagaagtctaaacacaccataatcatttatatataatgaattagtacaatattttacactttagaaccacatagagttcctatgaggttcaaatttgtcactatcttcatcatctctatgtgtagaatgagtgtattgtgaagagtagttatcaaatgataaatccccaaaatagttttgcatgtaattgttaatatgccactcatatggatccgagattggttgaggttgtccataagaaaaatcatttgaagattgaggctgggattgattccatgagtcgctcgattccatcccaacaggaatgggatatgaagggtagggaaatggttggttatgaggataaccatagttactacttcccaatccaacagagtctgaagttctagataacgagtcatcttcttgacttgacaaaatctttttgcctctttctctgcgagtatagtccttccctatggcaccaattcctggtcctgcccgcctactgccatggtcatcatcctgggttgcatgcgtgaagtttgcctcaccagtgaaggggctcatatatccgggaggtggtggtccataatagtttccatatccaccaccactacctccagctccactacctccagctccactatgtccttcatcattcccacctccggtggtaggtgagtctcctgatcttgtactagagctatcattagtatcagcacgatgttgtggttgtgtaggattggaaaaaggtggaattccagtgttgctTGGTCTTGGCTGCAAAAGTTCTtcgaaagagtcagcgctgctagatcccacctcctcctctaatactctttctacatttatcccttcattacgtgcttcttcagcaactctgggagctgggttgccttcatcatcatctaaatgaagaggtctaatccattgaaaaagttggttaccctccgtatcatcatcttcaccaacaatatcaaacacatctagtgggtcaccacggtcgacatgatcgatttctgcttccttatctcgaatttgaagcttcatgttgtagtagcaataaactaatttttccaagctactatgagccaacttatttctttgctttgtgtggatgagtgcaaatgtgctccaatttctttcacaagcagatgaggaagccgtttgtgataatacttttattgctaactttctcacagttggtgcatcggtcccatacatgatccaccattcagctacaatgaaaaataatgttgataagcctaataattccaacaaattctattataaacttatagtgaaatatgtttatactcactaggagacatatttgttcgagcagcaactgatgttggttctccaaatgttcttcttgcatctttaaaccatgttagctgaatacaataaattgtgttagtttaatccaacaaagtaattattataatttaagtaattgtgtacctcatttccaaattggccaactgctggtgatgcagggtctaatttattgtatacattatgtacagcacgtataaggttaccatcatctccaacaccgggtctatattggtatcggggattcaaataatatgctgttcaaagaaacacatactctaataagataaataatacttatgcaactaaagaaatgaattgcaaattatgacataatttatacctgctgcatgcaaatcgtggtataatgttttataccatcgatcttcaattatttttacgacccaccttgcaccatgttttcgttccaattcatccttcactacacgcatcaactcatatacagcccccatagtaggatacacttctgtgtcaacgatccgtaaaactttgtaaagaggttcaaacacttgacacacatgttctgtttgactccaaaaagcatgatcaagcactatactttccaccatacgacctgtatttgagcggctgaaattgtggttggcccaatcgtcactagtgaatagttgcttcaaccctgctttcttcttgagtaggctgtttaatgcaatatagttggtggcgaatcgagtggtagctggacgaataatttctcctctgcaaaattcacgcatctttgccaacaaccaaccgtgattgtaaatataattagtgatcgttctagctcttttgaccacagtagcaacattctctctcttccccattgcctcaaacataagatcaatacaatgtgctgcacatgatgtccaaaacacattatgatgcttcattaacttttttccagctttgacaaatgcagaaccgttgtcggtcacgacttggacaacattatgctctcccacctccatgattacatccctcaataatttgtaaatatacttgtaattctttatatggtctgaagcatcaacagacttcagaAAAATTGTCTtgcccttggagtataccatgaagttgatgatagataatatggtcgggccggtccatccgtcacacatgattgtgcaaccattagtttcccactttgacctcaacttgttaacatactcgccaatgtctttatactccatatccaaatatttgtttcttatctcatagggagtgggaggttgtactccaacaccggcctgttgacatcccactaccatatttttgaaatgatgtgatgaagccttcgcagcagggacattttcatagataaagaacttgctaattagacgccccattccctccttcacattacctcccttgaaataactccaaacactcttttgacgtgcgttggatgacttatataaacttggggctattggtggtgttggttgtgattctctaagactgcctccccgtctcatttgtgcaccaccacttgtcccggaaccttgtcccctattaggaattttatgaaggtgttctctttcccatgctgactgtttggaggcacgtaatgcttgtttcaaactgcgtcgttcttcaggtcccatgtcatcatcacattcgtcctcatcgtcatcctcatcactgtcaaccgcttggccatagacttctccccgtagcccagctcgaatattttccattccttgtgtcatcttttccttctgctgttttttattttttaataatgtgctgatgaatgccttcacttctggggggacattatcgcatcgttggacattttttgatggatctaatccactaagatgatacttcagtcgtgtcactccgccactcttcattacccgaccacaatatttgcaaattgtgccatgtttgtttccgtctattgggtctccatgttcccaagctggatcacgtttacttgacatcttaaacgtacctatatttatttttcattaaaattagacaattattttttgataaaaataggagaacctaaataataaagttattctacagaagaattaaatacaaagtaaagaaaatgattgtaaaaagttaagtaattatacaaataatatggaataataaaacctaatattaatgaataataatccaatttgataataattcaatttaatgaataataatccaatttgataaaaaaaatcctaatataaaacatggtgatgaataataatccaatttgataataataatccaaattgataataatccaatttaatgaataatccaccaatttgataaaaaaattatcctaaattaaaacatggtgatgaatcataatccaatttgataataataatccaatttgataataatccaatttaatgaataatccaccaatttgataaaaaaattatcctaaattaaaacatggtgatgaataataatccaatttgataataatccaatttaatgaataatccaccaatttgataaaaaaattatcctaatataaaacatggtgatgaataataatccaatttgataataatccaatttaatgaataatccaccaatttgataaaaaaattatcctaaattaaaacatggtgatgaatcataatccaatttgataataataatccaatttgataataatccaatttaatgaataatccaccaatttgataaaaaaattatcctaaattaaaacatggtgatgaataataatccaatttgataataatccaatttaatgaataatccaccaatttgataaaaaaattatcctaatataaaacatggtgatgaataataatccaatttgataataatccaatttaatgaataatccaccaatttgataaaaaaaattatcctaatataaaagaataataatccaatttgataataaaaaaacctaatataaaagaataataatccaatttgataataaaaaaatctaatattaaagaataataatccaatttgataataaaaaaacctaatattaatgaataataatccaatttgataatgaagatggtaagggaaataaaataataaataatattaaacatattaaaattatcctagggaataattatacaacattacttaattacttaaaacaattaatattaacattacttaattacttacaaaaattaacatgcaagtattaattacttaaaaagattcacatacgagtccacacaaatttatttgttgttgtataaattacaataatataaatttaagtttgtaaacttaccttaaatattgaagcctttgtgttcaagctttggaatggatctggaatgactttgaaaatggtaaggaaaataaaataataaataacattaaacatattaaaattatcctagggaataattatacaacattacttaattacttaaaacaattaatattaacattacttaattacttacaaaaattaacataattaacatgcaagtaattacttaaaaaaattaacatacgagtgcacacaaatttatttgtttttgtataaattacaataatataaatttaagtttgtaaacttaccttaaatatggaagccTTTGTGTTGCTTGGCGTTGGAAAGGATCTGgaatggttttgaaaatggtATGGGAAGAAGAATGTAAGTTAAAATTCGGTGAATGCCTCTGATGATGAAAGAATGTAAGTATATAACAGACATTGACACTATTTTACATGTGAAAGACATTGACACTGTTTTGCATATGAAAGACTGTCACACGCTTTCATTATTAAAGCAGTAGTATTTGTTATGCATGTTCTGAAATTGCAAAAAGTTCTTTGGATTATTGTATCAGAGAGGTAGACATAGGTTTGGAATGATTTGGTTTTcaataatttggagcattggatgctttttttttctaacaTGCCATCACTCAGACAGTAAAAAAAGACTGAATAACTCACactccaccacacacacacttcgAGACCCCCCCaccacaccacacacgcacaccacacACGTACTACCCTATTCCCGAATCCTCTCAGTCTCTCTCGAATCCTCTCAGTCTCGATCTTTCATTTCCCACTCCACTACCCTATTCCCGAAtcctctcagtctctctcttctctcttctctctctgaggTCGGTCTGAGCCTTCGTTCTCACCGAGAAGTTCTCagtcttctccctcccttcccccttctccacttcttccacacacacacacagagacatcATCACCGAGAAGTTCTCAGTCCTCGTCCGTGTCTCCGTGTCTCCCTGTCTCCCTCTGCTCCTCCCATCTCACCCGCCCTAAACCCAGCCGTCGACACCACTCCTTAACCGTCCGTGTCTCCGTGTCTCCCTGTCTCCCTCTGTCTCCGTAGTCCAAGCCGTCGACACCACTGAGGACCACGAACTTGTCCCAGCCGTCTTGGATTCGTGAGGAAGACGATGTTCCAGGCTCCTACTTCTCTTCTTCCCCTCTATTACTTTAAATTTTTGTaaagatttcaatttttctgcATGTTGCACACCTTTGTTGTACTGAAattgattttagggatttaggaattagggttctATTTTTGTACAGATTGCGATTTATCTGCATGTTGcttgatttttgtactgaaatagattttagggatttaggaattagggattcagttcAGTTGCTTTGAAtccgaatttggggatttagggatcGGTTCATTTGCTTTGATTTTTGTACTCAAATCGTTCTTCTCGGCTTGTAAACATGTTGATTTTTGTAATGAAATCGTTCTTGTCGGAATCCTGTATTGTAGATTCAGTTCATTAGGCTGGAAATTAgcatttggggatttagggtttcGGATTATTTGCTCCGGCCGTGTTCTCCGACGAGTCCAtaccaaatatcgcgatagtttcgaaaatatcgcgatattatcgataatatcgcgatattatgcCGAAAACTAGTTGGATAGTTACTAAAATATCGGGGTCCCctaaaaacgataatatcggcgatatttcgccgatattatcgatattttcttctGTGCTCCAAACCCACAAATATTACAAATAgctcacttcttccttccttccctcgtcacagcagcaccaccaccaactCATTCGTAATGGAGGAGGAGGCGGTGGCCATTGGTATTCTCAACAACAAAGAGAACATCCCTCCTCCTCCCGTTCcaacttaaccacctgcacaatcctaaggtgtggggttttatcacaaaagacatCGATGTTAGTTAAAGTGGGGTAATACTATTTAAACCCCTTTGGTTTTCTTGCACCCACCGATGTGGAACTTTAACAGGTATTCTCAACAACAAAGAGAACATCCCTCCTCCTCCCGTTCCCACTCCGGTGGC is a genomic window of Malus domestica chromosome 09, GDT2T_hap1 containing:
- the LOC139188017 gene encoding uncharacterized protein gives rise to the protein MSPTEWWIMYGTDAPTVRKLAIKVLSQTASSSACERNWSTFALIHTKQRNKLAHSSLEKLVYCYYNMKLQIRDKEAEIDHVDRGDPLDVFDIVGEDDDTEGNQLFQWIRPLHLDDDEGNPAPRVAEEARNEGINVERVLEEEVGSSSADSFEELLQPRPSNTGIPPFSNPTQPQHRADTNDSSSTRSGDSPTTGGGNDEGHSGAGGSGAGGSGGGYGNYYGPPPPGYMSPFTGEANFTHATQDDDHGSRRAGPGIGAIGKDYTRRERGKKILSSQEDDSLSRTSDSVGLGSSNYGYPHNQPFPYPSYPIPVGMESSDSWNQSQPQSSNDFSYGQPQPISDPYEWHINNYMQNYFGDLSFDNYSSQYTHSTHRDDEDSDKFEPHRNSMWF